The segment CCGGTATTCTGTcattttttgtaaacaaaatttaatttgggaCTAAATCGTAAACTGGCCTAAAATATTGGGATTTTTTCGCAGATTTCCCGAGTAGCATCAACATTATTAACTCACTAGGCAAATGTTTAATTTGACACTTTTCTAAAGAATTGAAGGTTGTGaactaatacaagaatttctattATTGAAATTATAGGGAATACAGGAAGTCGACAGATCTTAAGAAGGGTGGGTTTTACATTCAATCCGGTGTTATAATCCTATTAAAGAATTCAACAATTCAGGATGTATTAATGTTATAAAATTAATTCATATTGTGTTTTTGACTTtataaaatattgaattttttgtGCAATAATGTAAGCATTTGTGAGATGAAAGTGAGATGAAACATGTGCTTATGTGTATCAAAGGTTTTAAGATTACTATGCCAACAATATTTTTGAGATTACTATGGACAAATAGGTAATTTCAACTCAAAACTTAACACTTACAGAAACATCTCATGACAATGAAACATCAATTCATTTTCATATCTTTGTAACACAAACCTCTCTTCTGATGTTAATATGGAAGTAACAACACATTTACTTTCTGAAAATGGTTTTCTTCCTGTTCTTCCAGCTCTATGTAAATAATGGACTGCATCTTTTGGTAAGTCAAAGTTGTATATGTGAGTTGTATCAGGCAAGTCAACGCCTCTCCCCGCTATATCAGTTGCCACCAAAATGTATGCTCCTCCTTGTCTCAGTTCCTATTTCCAATTCAATTATTTATAGAATGAATTAGTaggggtaaattggtcattttaCATGGTTGGTTGTAACTTACAGAGAAAGAAGCTGCCCTAGAGTTGAAATTTATCTTTTCCTCTAAAAGCAGGATTTCATGTTCCCCTTTATGTGAATTCTTCAAAGCATCCATTACAATATTTGTTGCAGGATCATTTCCAGCTTTCTTAGACTTCTCAGActacaaaataattaaaaaaataataataataattaataaataaatttataacacttagtataataataattaataactaACTAACCTGTTCATTAACAAAAATTATCGCAGACTGAGGTGCATCAGATTTCAACAACCACAACAATGCTGAATGTCTTTCCTTTCTATTACATATCTGACAAAAAATTGcaaaaagacgtaaatacccttGTCATAAAAAATAGCCCTGGAAAACTTGTATTGACTCACCAGAAATCTATGGTGTAAACGTGGAGGCATTGGGTGAATGGGATTTGCATGAATATGGACAACATTTGCCTTTTGTATATAAATAAGATGAATATTAATAAGATGAAcattaaaaagaaaatgaaaaatcaaattatgaatataaataaaataaaaaacctttGTCCATTTTTGTTGTATACAATCGTATAAAAATCGTCTGTGTTGTGGGATTGAAGCACTTGCAAAAACTGTTTGACGAGTGTTGATTGATGAGTATGATATCAATAGCTTTCGAAGAGAGCTAACTTGTTGTGAAGAATTAAACATGAaatcaacctatatatatatatatatatatatatatatatatatatatatatatatatatatatatatatatatatatatatatatatatatcaaattagattattaaataatgaaaaaaaaaaaactagaaaaaatGATGTTATAATTTATACCTCATCGATTACAAGCACACGCATTGAATCTAATTTGATGATATGCTTTTCAAGCATTTGGCACAAGCTTCCTATTGTTGCAACAATTATTGTAGGGGGCTCAGCCTGTGATCAtatcaaataatattttatattgacaAAATTTCAAacttggtccctgtggtttccaaaaaataaaactttaagGATAACTATCATCAGCATTACACCGTCGGTCCTTATGATTTCAAAACATTGTATTATTGGTCCTTCAGACGTTAATTCTAACTTTTAACCGGTTAGTTTCTTTGAAATGACCAATATGCCCTTGGACCAAATCTGaataatacaatatatatatatatatatatatatatatatatatatatatattgtattattCAGATTTGGTCCAAGGGCATATTGGTCATTTCAAAGAAACTAACCGGTTAAAAGTTAGAATTAATGTTTGAAGGACCAATGATACAGTGTTTTGAAACCATAAGGACCGACGGTGTAATGCTTTTTGATGGTTATCCTTAAAGTGATACTTtttggaaaccacagggaccaattttgaaaatttgttttcatAATATGAATTAGGGAAatgtgaaaaataataaaatatctaCCTTCAACCAACTTTTTTGTCTTCTTAAAGTTCCTCCATCTAGAAGAGTCATAATAGTGCATGCCTTATCTTCTGCTACAGGTTGATCAGGCTTTGCAGCCAGTATCCGAGCAACCTTTGCAACCTTTCATGGTACAAAAAAACaatgggttaaatgcaagaaatagcaacctactattattattagggacttaattgaatatgaGGTCAAAATGTAGGGACTTTATAGGAGATTTCCCAATTTTTGAAGTATAATGTCCTAATAAAAAAAACTGAAAGTGCAATGCTATAATTAGGTAGTGTTTTCAAAGTAGAATGGCATAATAAGAAAATAATTAGAAGTATAGTGTTATAAAGTAAAGAAattaagtaggatgttataaatGATACATACatgaaagtatattgctataTCAGGATTATAATCTTACTTGCATGCCCAACTCCCTAGTTGGAACCACAATCAATGCTTGTACAGATGATCTTTGTGTGTTTATTACTGAAAAAATCTGTAATAAGTATGCCAAAGTTTTCCCTGAACCTGTCTGAAGAACCAAAAGAAATAGTAGAAAACATTGTCTTAATAAGTAAGTAGATAAATCATGGAAGAGGTTATATGATAATGTTAATAAATGAACCATTTTACACAAGGATAAATTTGATATAGATAGAAAAAGTCTTAAGCAGTAAAGAAAATATTCACCTGGGCATGGAGAATGCAATCTTGGCCAGAGAATAGAATTGGTAGAGCTTGTCTTTGTATCTCTGTAGGCATAAGGAATCCAAGTTCTtcaattctgaaaaaaaaaagtcaGGAAAATCAATCATCTCATACTTTTAGCATTGGTCAAAGCAAGAAATCATCCTAAATGCATCTCAATTTGTAAACATGAGTTCCTTGTAGCCCCTTGCTCAATTATTCATCAAATCAACCTAAATGCATCTCAATTTGTAAATGCAATCTTAAGATAATGTTCTGTTGTTTGGATTATATACTTTATTTAAGAAGTTATATTTATCAAAGGCCACAAATGATCCCACGATTATGTTAATGTGATTTGTCAATGGTAATTCTAGTATACAAACCTAGAATCGTATTAACTATATGTACATTAAGCTTCAATATAATCAATACTATAGATATAACATTTTCTATGGAGCAAGGGTTTCATTAGATGTTATACAGGTTATTCCCATTTCAGTGAAGATTAAAAAGACGTAGAATTCTATGAACAAAATAGATAATAGGAAAGAAAGGTGACCTGCGTAAGACATGATCAGGCACGCGGCCTTCGCAGATATTTCGAAGCGTCAAATGTTGATCAGCGACAAAACCGCCGACTTCTTCGTTCGTTGATATAGTGGAAGACGATGTGATTGGGGCAATTGAACTGCAAATTGAGTTATTCAAAGTGCGTTTGGAAGAGCGTTGGTTAGAGCCAATGGAGGGTGATGTGAGGAGAAGAGTAGGAGGGATAATACGGGTGCGTGTGTTACAGGAAAAGGGGAACTTCCATAGGAGAGCCTGCAACAACATTTCAGTCGAAGAAGAGGCCATGTAGTGTACTGATTTACTTCTATCCGTATTATTTGCtcggttttatattatttatttatttattgtattcATATTTTTTATCAAATTGGGACAATTTTAATTTTGTATatctttttaaatataaataaatatcatGTTTCCACAACCTAAATAGGATGCTATCTTTAATAAATTTTCTGAATATTAAATTTatctaaaaattttaattttaatattttcaaatatttttataactagGTTTTAACTCGTATGTTTTATACGGTATTATAAAATAAATTTGATGTTTTGttagttattagtttaaattAATTTTGCAATGTGTTTTGAAGGTATAACAACATTATTTATGTGTAACTTACAGATTAAATGATCATGTTTTATCATtagatatataattattaatttaattaattatacaaAATGTTTTGAAGATATGAAGAATGTTCTTCATGTTTAGATTAatgataaatttataatttagtagattaataataaaattattattatgtagaatgaaattttaaacttgtagcataatttatttggttgtatgcatatgatatttgtttatttttggGTACATAAAATAATTTCCAAAAAGTAGAAGACCAAATACAAAAAAGTTATTTATTTTTTGATCCATGTTCAAAatccaaaaagaaaaagaaaaataaaggcCATTTTAAAGTGTAGAATGTTATTTTTAGACGTTATTATTATTACTAATGGCAAGCAGTCGATAATCGTCACTTAAATAGGGGTCTTCTATGTGTGGATTAGACTCTTTAAGgtcttaactaaattggtatagtTTTAGTGAATAAAAGTAAAATCCTTTTTGGATTGTCATCATAACCAGAAATAGCTAGAATTGATATTAGAATAGATATGAAATGATTTCTTaacatattatatgattaatatattaattagaaattgttaataattaattttaaattaattagtTAAACAAAATAGGCAATTCTAAAAGCTACCAATGCATGAACGTTTTTGTGAGAgcctttagggtttctggaagcctCCTAGTAGTTGATAAGGTTAGATTTAATTGTTCAAATTTGGATTTATCTGCaaattacctaaactataaataaaaCCATTATGCATCAATATTTTATGGTTAATCATACTTAGAAGGTGGAATACAAATTttgcttctttcttctctctctttCAAGTTCTAGCGTTCTAgggtgttgggtgtgaaccattagagacatTCACAATATTAGATGTTAACTTTCCATGGAGCATTTGAAGAACTCGAGAGTTAGTATATttgaatatattaaaagttatgtATTCTAATCTAGTTGATATTCGATCATAcctagattaaattagtttttcatagtatgttgctataatgagaaaatcCCATAGATCCTTAGGTTGCATGTGACCATAAAATGCTTATGTAAAATTCTACTCTACAAATATGATTTAGtgtaacctagaaaacccatTAGTTCGATATTGGCCACTTTTAATCTTGTCCGCTCTAATTCCCTATGTATAGGTATTTTATAGTTCATGAAGGAGAATGCGATATGAGTATATTGACTTTAGGAACGAGATTGAGATACAGGTATACTTCCTTTGGTGACGAGATTGAGATATGAATGTACTTCCTTTGGGAATGAGATCAAGATATGAATATATTTTTTTCGGGAATGAAATTAAGATACGAGAACATGAGACAGAGTAGAGATGTGATATATATAGGGTATATGAGATTGAGCAGAAATGAGATATAACATAATATACAAGATAGAGTAGAGATGAGACATACATAGTACATGAGACTGAGTATGAGATGAGATATATTTATATATAGAGTATACGAGACCTAATTGAGATGAGACATACATAGTACATGAGATTAAGTACAAGATGGGACGTATGGAGTATATGAGACTAAGTATGAGATAAGTTATCCAGAGTACATGAGATTGAGCTTGAgatgaggtgtgtgtgtgtgtatatatatatatatatatatatatatatatatatatatatatatatatagagagagagagagagagaaagagaaagagagtatACGAGATTGAGTATGAAAAGAGATATATAAAGTGAATAAGACTGAACAGAGATGAGATTTAACATAGAATACGAAACAAAGTAGAGGCGAGATGTATCACAATTCAACATAAAAGTCAAGATATGTGCAAAGTATGAGATAGATTGGAGAAGTTACTATAAGGACGAGTATGATCTAAGagaaagaaagttaataaaagataaaagaataaCTCACCAGACCTAGTCTCTGATGTAGTAGAGATTTATGTTTTGCAAGCTCATGTATTAGCAGTTGTGGTACTGGAAGAAAAGACATGGGCAAAAGAGCAAGATTTAAAGTAGGATGCATTTATGTATTCTTCATTTTATATAAAAAGATAGATTTATATTGTGCTCAATTGATTCAACCCGGGATGTAAAAAGTTTTATAGTTGAGTAGATTTCCATAATTGTAATTAAAATTTTGATAATTCTTATATATTAGATATTAAAGATCAAGGGTGCTACGAGTTGGTATGAGAGCTATAGTTTAAGTGAATTAGGTTTGGTGTATCCATTCCTAGTCTTAAACTATAGGGAATAGATGAGGAGCAATGATTATGATCTGGTTTGTGATAAACCATAAAAGAGATCACGATATATGGTTGAAGATCTATGAACGCAAAGAACCTGAAGAGTGTGAGTATAGAAGATTGTCCAACCTTGAAGGTTTGGGTccaaaatcacacacacacacacacacacacacacacacacacacatatatatatatatatatataatgagattCGGTAATGAGAATTTAGATTGCGATCATGAGATTTACATAACAAATCCATGAGAGATGATTAGATTTGCTTATGTAGATGATATTTTGTAATTTGAGTCTCTGAGAGGTGACGAGACCTAATTACATGGGATTCTCTTATTGATGATAGTTATAAGGCATGTGTGGATGGTCTATCGAGAGATAATGAAACCTAATCCCAATATGAGATTTAATATGATTGAATTGAGTAATTGATCTAAGTGATTAATTTGAGTCTTTGATCTGATTGATCTGGTTAATTTGAGAAATTAAATCAAGTAAGTGATATTAGTTTGGGTAATTGATCTAATTGACCTAAATAACATATATGAGTCACTTATTTGAGTGATTAATTTGAGAATTTTATCCAATTAATATGAGTAATTCAAATGAGAAATTTGATCGATTTATTTGAGAAATTGACACGAGTAAGTAGTTTGAGATATTAATATGAGTGATTTGAGTAATTGATTGAGAGATTAATATTGATTTGAGTGATTGATCTGAGAGAGTAATTTGAttattgacaaaattgcaaaaattgtccctgtggtatgcattttttggggttttagtccaaacctcgacttttttggattggtggtccttttgagctagtttacaTGCAATTTTGGTCCCTGTCCAAACtaaagactattatacccttaatgaatttaattttcatttttctttcactttttaaaactattattattattaaatattaaatcgtgcctctctctctctctctcaatctctcttcGTCCTCCCCCTGATCACTATAAAGGACATACACACAATCCACGATACACACAGGTACATACACACATTCCACATATACAAACAGTCACCACTGGTTAGCCTTCAATAACTCTGCTCGATCCTCCCACCATCGATTTCGTTCAACAACGCATCAAAAGGAAGCTTGAAGATTGTAGACGATGACATATCCTCTTCCAACTTCGTCTGCGTCAAGATGAGAAAAAACGATTCTAACCCCACCCTCTCTTATTCTTCTACCTGATCTCGCAACGACGGTGGAAGGGCATCGATGGGTGGTTGTGGGCAGCCTAGCTACTT is part of the Lactuca sativa cultivar Salinas chromosome 7, Lsat_Salinas_v11, whole genome shotgun sequence genome and harbors:
- the LOC111898453 gene encoding DEAD-box ATP-dependent RNA helicase 58, chloroplastic; translated protein: MASSSTEMLLQALLWKFPFSCNTRTRIIPPTLLLTSPSIGSNQRSSKRTLNNSICSSIAPITSSSTISTNEEVGGFVADQHLTLRNICEGRVPDHVLRRIEELGFLMPTEIQRQALPILFSGQDCILHAQTGSGKTLAYLLQIFSVINTQRSSVQALIVVPTRELGMQVAKVARILAAKPDQPVAEDKACTIMTLLDGGTLRRQKSWLKAEPPTIIVATIGSLCQMLEKHIIKLDSMRVLVIDEVDFMFNSSQQVSSLRKLLISYSSINTRQTVFASASIPQHRRFLYDCIQQKWTKANVVHIHANPIHPMPPRLHHRFLICNRKERHSALLWLLKSDAPQSAIIFVNEQSEKSKKAGNDPATNIVMDALKNSHKGEHEILLLEEKINFNSRAASFSELRQGGAYILVATDIAGRGVDLPDTTHIYNFDLPKDAVHYLHRAGRTGRKPFSESKCVVTSILTSEERFVLQRYENELMFHCHEMFL